A single genomic interval of Chryseobacterium paludis harbors:
- a CDS encoding DUF58 domain-containing protein: MKNLYINNRFFFALIGVGILYVFAFFFPFIIYIAHILLLLCFLASMVDFLLLFNQKDGILAQRILPEKLSNGDENPIKVDIKNNYSFKISTKIIDEIPFQFQKRDFLIRKEIASGRNTYFQYTLEPKERGEYNFGSLNVYAASPIGFVSKRYRFQKDANLAAYPSFIHLRKYELMALQSEFLLGGIKRIRKLGHTMEFEQIKDYVPGDDIRTINWKATSKTNRLMVNQFQDEKSQRIFMLIDTGRTMKMPFKELSLLDYSINATMALSHIILKKGDRAGMMTFSKKTENKIAAENKSGQLKKISESLYNIKTNFFESDFNRLYQDVKYSINQRSLILLFTNFETLDGLNRQLKYLRGIAKNHLLVVVFFKNSELQTLIHRNPESMQDIYDEIIAEKFEFEKKLIIQELRKYGIYTVYTLPENLNIDVINKYLEIKARGIL, translated from the coding sequence ATGAAAAACTTATACATTAATAACCGTTTTTTCTTCGCACTCATAGGAGTGGGGATACTCTATGTTTTTGCATTTTTCTTTCCATTCATCATCTACATTGCTCATATTCTGTTATTACTTTGTTTTCTAGCATCAATGGTTGATTTTCTTCTTCTTTTTAATCAGAAGGACGGAATTTTAGCACAAAGAATATTGCCGGAGAAATTATCTAATGGAGATGAGAATCCAATAAAGGTAGATATTAAAAATAACTACAGTTTTAAGATCAGTACCAAGATCATTGATGAAATTCCGTTTCAGTTTCAAAAAAGGGATTTTTTGATCCGTAAAGAAATTGCTTCAGGAAGAAATACCTATTTTCAGTATACTTTAGAACCTAAAGAAAGGGGGGAGTATAATTTTGGAAGCTTAAATGTTTATGCGGCTTCACCAATAGGCTTCGTTTCAAAAAGATATAGATTTCAAAAGGATGCAAACCTTGCTGCTTACCCATCATTTATTCATCTCCGAAAATATGAGCTGATGGCGCTTCAGAGTGAGTTTTTGTTGGGTGGTATTAAAAGGATCAGAAAGCTGGGGCATACCATGGAATTTGAGCAGATTAAAGATTATGTTCCGGGTGATGATATTCGAACGATTAACTGGAAAGCAACCTCAAAGACCAATCGTCTTATGGTTAATCAATTTCAGGATGAAAAGTCACAGCGTATTTTTATGTTGATCGATACTGGGAGAACCATGAAAATGCCTTTTAAAGAATTGAGTCTTTTAGATTATTCAATTAATGCAACAATGGCTTTGTCTCATATCATTTTGAAAAAAGGAGATCGGGCGGGAATGATGACTTTCTCAAAAAAAACTGAAAATAAAATAGCTGCTGAAAATAAATCAGGTCAGTTAAAGAAAATTTCTGAATCTCTTTATAACATCAAAACCAATTTTTTTGAAAGTGATTTTAACAGACTTTATCAGGATGTAAAATATTCGATCAATCAAAGAAGTCTGATCTTGCTATTTACTAATTTTGAAACATTAGATGGATTAAACAGGCAGTTGAAATATCTTCGTGGTATTGCGAAGAACCATTTGCTGGTTGTTGTATTCTTTAAAAATTCAGAACTTCAGACTTTAATTCATAGGAATCCTGAAAGTATGCAGGACATCTATGACGAGATTATTGCAGAGAAATTTGAATTTGAAAAGAAACTGATTATCCAGGAACTTCGCAAATATGGGATCTACACGGTATATACCCTTCCTGAAAATTTAAATATCGACGTTATCAATAAATATTTGGAGATAAAAGCGAGGGGAATTTTATAA
- a CDS encoding OsmC family protein — translation MKITLNRINDDFLFECTNSQGNSILLDNTSQPGAKGVSPMESVLMAVAGCSGIDVVSILKKQRQEITGFKAEVEGERVQIEEAKPFKAIKVKFFLEGTVDPGKALKAAQLSFEKYCSVSKTLEPNVEIGYEVFVNGEKI, via the coding sequence ATGAAAATAACATTAAACAGAATAAACGACGATTTTTTATTTGAATGCACCAACTCTCAGGGGAATTCTATTCTTTTGGACAATACTTCTCAGCCAGGAGCAAAAGGAGTTTCTCCAATGGAAAGTGTTTTAATGGCAGTTGCGGGATGTAGCGGAATAGATGTCGTTTCTATATTAAAAAAACAAAGACAGGAAATTACTGGCTTTAAAGCTGAAGTTGAAGGTGAAAGAGTTCAGATAGAAGAAGCAAAACCTTTTAAGGCAATTAAAGTTAAATTTTTTTTAGAGGGTACTGTTGATCCTGGTAAAGCATTAAAAGCAGCACAATTATCATTTGAAAAATACTGCTCAGTTTCTAAAACTTTAGAACCTAATGTAGAAATTGGTTATGAAGTTTTTGTAAATGGTGAAAAGATTTAA
- a CDS encoding AAA family ATPase — protein sequence MEDLENQNLENQSSINLDKKENDFQSRIDMIELRVSLEKVKSEIAKVIVGQESMVEHLLAALLSNGHVLIEGVPGVAKTITAKLLAKTIDVDFSRIQFTPDLMPSDILGTSIFNVKNSEFEFKKGPIFSHFILIDEINRSPAKTQAALFEVMEERQITMDGIRYTMEEPFLVVATQNPIEHEGTYRLPEAQLDRFLFKINVGYPNLQQEILIIKNQHESRTEDKTEVVGKVITAQQLKNYQQLVKEIIVEAQLMEYIAKIIVNTRENQFLYLGASPRASLALLTASKAFAALRGRDFVTPEDIKEASYAVLRHRVIVSPEREMEGLSADEIIRQILEGIEIPR from the coding sequence ATGGAAGACCTTGAAAATCAAAATTTAGAAAATCAAAGTTCTATAAATCTTGATAAAAAAGAAAACGATTTTCAGTCGAGAATCGATATGATTGAACTTCGGGTAAGTTTAGAAAAAGTAAAGTCTGAAATTGCTAAAGTAATTGTAGGACAGGAAAGTATGGTAGAACACCTTCTTGCTGCTCTTCTATCAAACGGTCATGTTCTGATTGAAGGAGTTCCTGGAGTTGCTAAGACGATTACGGCAAAATTATTGGCTAAAACAATTGATGTTGATTTCAGCAGAATTCAGTTTACCCCTGATTTAATGCCTTCAGATATACTAGGAACCTCTATTTTTAATGTTAAAAATTCCGAATTTGAATTTAAAAAAGGACCTATCTTCTCACACTTTATTTTAATTGATGAGATTAACAGGTCTCCGGCAAAGACTCAGGCTGCTTTGTTTGAAGTAATGGAAGAGAGGCAGATTACAATGGATGGAATCCGATACACAATGGAAGAGCCTTTCTTAGTGGTAGCTACACAGAATCCTATTGAGCATGAAGGAACATATAGGCTTCCGGAAGCGCAATTAGATAGGTTTTTATTTAAAATAAATGTTGGGTATCCAAATCTTCAACAAGAGATTTTAATTATTAAAAATCAACACGAAAGTAGAACGGAAGATAAAACGGAAGTTGTAGGAAAAGTAATAACAGCCCAGCAATTAAAAAATTATCAGCAGTTGGTAAAGGAAATTATTGTTGAGGCTCAGTTAATGGAATACATTGCTAAAATTATAGTGAATACCAGAGAAAATCAGTTTTTATACTTGGGAGCATCTCCAAGAGCTAGCTTAGCATTGCTAACAGCTTCAAAAGCTTTTGCGGCATTAAGAGGAAGAGATTTTGTAACTCCTGAAGATATTAAAGAGGCAAGCTATGCAGTGCTAAGACACCGGGTAATTGTTTCGCCGGAAAGAGAAATGGAAGGTCTAAGTGCTGATGAAATTATTAGACAAATTTTAGAAGGAATAGAGATACCAAGGTAG
- a CDS encoding T9SS type A sorting domain-containing protein yields the protein MKGKLLPAACLVLSSMFIHQINAQEYQPIPIQSGYNADVIANGIGSSTTSTNNDVDGVNYAFVSRDFQLTSTSTPLTYGLPISGMFNSAVSSTPGLGYQLASYSGNNVLRLENTADSGTLTFSTPIPAINLYMLATGGSGACTVDVSVNFADSSTQSFTGINISDWYYAANFAIQGIGRINLNNDNLESGGGTEPRLYQIPLAIDAANQSKNIQSVTITKTGTGGIPNIFAFSADVYSSCPSPSNITYTSTMNSATLSWTAPATAPSSGYDYYYSSTPTAPTATTTPTGSVAAGTTTATLNSLTTGETYYFWVRSNCGGTKGFWKMKEFTVGQISSTYTIGDINTMYNINPTITATTNCAGAVTVSVPTGYKIKSTAVSYTMSTVANGWMSEQRSLLVCLNNNTSETAITSGSGGNSGTYSYNRTALSLANDLTGDVNFELRAWRTYGSSDCNADYNKVDNNTFTVTVTLEPLILAVNEVNAKAKERLAYPNPFTDVLFLENFADIKRITLTDLSGITVTTIDNPSSTIHLGGVKSGVYILTATMKDGSFKSSKIIKK from the coding sequence ATGAAAGGAAAACTACTACCTGCTGCATGCCTGGTATTATCAAGCATGTTCATTCATCAGATTAATGCTCAGGAATATCAACCTATTCCCATCCAAAGTGGATATAATGCTGATGTTATCGCGAATGGAATTGGAAGTTCAACGACTTCTACTAACAATGATGTAGATGGTGTCAATTATGCCTTTGTTTCGAGAGACTTTCAATTAACTTCTACCAGCACACCATTGACGTATGGTTTACCTATTAGTGGAATGTTCAATTCTGCCGTCAGCTCTACCCCTGGATTAGGTTATCAATTAGCTTCTTACAGTGGCAATAATGTTTTAAGACTTGAAAATACAGCTGATTCAGGAACTCTTACCTTTTCGACACCTATCCCGGCAATAAACTTATATATGCTGGCAACAGGAGGCAGCGGAGCCTGTACCGTGGATGTAAGCGTTAACTTCGCCGACTCCTCAACACAGTCATTTACCGGAATCAATATTTCCGATTGGTATTACGCAGCAAATTTTGCCATTCAGGGGATAGGAAGAATTAACCTCAATAATGACAATTTGGAATCTGGTGGTGGAACAGAACCCCGATTGTATCAAATCCCTCTTGCTATTGATGCTGCTAATCAGTCTAAAAACATCCAAAGTGTAACTATCACAAAAACCGGTACTGGCGGAATTCCAAATATTTTTGCATTCTCCGCCGATGTATATAGTTCCTGCCCTTCACCTTCAAATATTACGTATACTTCTACAATGAATAGTGCAACTTTAAGCTGGACAGCGCCAGCAACAGCGCCATCTTCAGGTTACGATTACTATTACAGCAGCACACCAACGGCACCAACTGCAACTACAACTCCTACAGGAAGTGTTGCCGCTGGTACCACTACCGCAACCCTGAACTCATTAACCACAGGGGAGACTTACTATTTTTGGGTGAGATCAAATTGCGGTGGAACTAAAGGATTCTGGAAAATGAAAGAATTTACGGTAGGACAGATATCTTCTACTTATACAATCGGAGATATTAATACGATGTACAATATAAACCCAACAATAACAGCAACCACCAATTGCGCTGGAGCTGTAACCGTTAGTGTACCTACTGGTTATAAAATAAAATCTACCGCTGTTTCTTATACAATGTCTACTGTCGCAAACGGGTGGATGTCTGAGCAAAGAAGTTTACTAGTTTGTTTAAATAATAACACCTCCGAAACAGCAATAACAAGTGGTTCAGGTGGTAATTCAGGAACCTATTCTTATAACAGAACGGCACTGTCTTTAGCAAATGACCTTACCGGAGATGTCAATTTTGAACTTAGAGCCTGGAGAACTTATGGCAGTTCGGATTGTAATGCAGATTATAACAAGGTTGACAATAACACATTTACAGTTACAGTAACACTGGAACCTCTTATCCTGGCTGTAAATGAAGTAAATGCTAAAGCTAAAGAAAGACTAGCTTACCCTAACCCTTTCACTGATGTTCTCTTTCTTGAAAATTTTGCAGATATAAAACGTATTACCCTTACTGATCTTTCAGGAATTACCGTAACAACAATTGACAACCCTTCCTCAACGATACATTTAGGCGGAGTTAAATCAGGAGTTTATATCTTAACTGCAACCATGAAAGACGGTTCTTTTAAAAGTTCTAAAATAATTAAAAAATAA